One Kribbella sp. NBC_00662 genomic region harbors:
- the upp gene encoding uracil phosphoribosyltransferase encodes MQILVVDHPLVAHKLTALRDEHTDSPTFRRLTEELVTLLAYEATRDVRTGPVTVQTPVAEAQGVKLTAPKPLVVPILRAGLGMLEGMSRLLPTAEVGFLGMIRNEETLTASTYAERLPEDLSGRQCYVLDPMLATGGTLAAAIQFLVDRGADHITAICLLAAPEGVERVERELTHLDVPCNLVIAGMDSHLNDKGYIVPGLGDAGDRLYGVAQ; translated from the coding sequence ATGCAGATCCTCGTCGTGGACCACCCGCTCGTCGCCCACAAGCTCACCGCGTTGCGCGACGAGCACACGGACTCACCCACGTTCCGTCGGCTGACCGAGGAGCTCGTCACGCTGCTCGCCTACGAGGCGACCCGGGACGTCCGTACCGGTCCGGTCACGGTCCAGACCCCCGTCGCCGAGGCGCAGGGTGTGAAGCTGACCGCGCCGAAGCCGCTGGTCGTGCCGATCCTGCGAGCCGGCCTCGGCATGCTCGAAGGCATGTCCCGGCTGCTCCCGACGGCGGAGGTCGGTTTCCTCGGCATGATCCGCAACGAGGAGACGCTGACGGCGTCGACGTACGCCGAACGCCTGCCGGAGGATCTGTCCGGACGCCAGTGCTATGTCCTCGACCCGATGCTGGCAACGGGCGGCACGCTGGCCGCGGCAATCCAGTTCCTCGTCGACCGCGGCGCCGACCACATCACCGCCATCTGCCTGCTCGCCGCCCCCGAAGGCGTGGAACGCGTCGAACGCGAACTGACCCACCTCGACGTCCCCTGCAACCTGGTCATCGCCGGCATGGACTCCCACCTCAACGACAAGGGCTACATAGTCCCCGGCCTAGGCGACGCCGGCGACCGCCTGTACGGCGTGGCGCAGTAG
- a CDS encoding nucleoside deaminase: MTLALEEGEKALPDVPIGAIVVDADGQMIGRGHNERETTGDPTAHAEVLAIREAARHVGEWRLSGCTLVVTLEPCTMCAGAIVLSRLDRLVFAAYDEKAGAVGSLWDVVRDRRLNHRPEVIGGVMADEAGARLRDFFIRHRP, translated from the coding sequence ATGACCCTCGCACTGGAGGAGGGCGAGAAGGCGCTGCCCGACGTACCGATCGGGGCGATCGTGGTGGACGCCGACGGTCAGATGATCGGGCGCGGGCACAACGAGCGGGAGACGACCGGCGATCCGACCGCGCACGCCGAAGTTCTCGCGATCCGGGAGGCGGCGCGGCATGTCGGCGAGTGGCGGCTGAGCGGGTGCACGCTGGTCGTCACGCTGGAGCCGTGCACGATGTGCGCCGGGGCGATCGTGCTGTCCCGGCTGGACCGGCTGGTGTTCGCGGCGTACGACGAGAAGGCGGGCGCGGTCGGCTCGCTGTGGGACGTCGTACGGGATCGTCGGCTCAACCATCGGCCCGAGGTGATCGGCGGCGTGATGGCCGACGAGGCGGGCGCGCGGCTGCGCGATTTCTTCATTCGTCACCGGCCTTGA
- a CDS encoding potassium/proton antiporter, whose protein sequence is MDVSELDRILLAAAVVLLVAVVAVRLTARLGLPSLLIYLGMGLLLGESGPGHIHFEDAQLAHALGFAALVVILIEGGLTTRWNEVRPVMPLGLVLATVGVAVSVGVVACVAHFVLGLSWQLSVLLGAVTSPTDAAAVFSVLRRVPIRPRLRGALEAESGLNDAPTVLLVTLVSTGEVGEKGVLSFTGLVLYELVVGALFGLLIGWVSVGLIRRMALSSAGLYPLAIMSVAFISYAGGSVLLHVSGFAAVYVTSLVLGRAELPHRMATRSFVDGIAWLAQIGLFVMLGLLASPGRFRLNDVLVALVIGIAVTVVGRFASVAISAAPFRLPWREQAFISWAGLRGAVPIVLATIPLAEGVPQADRIFDVVFVLVLLFTLLQGPSLPWLAGRLKVLDENAAHEVDIDVAPLESLGADMLQVHVPSESRLAGVEIGELRLPAGVSVSLVIRGEQAFVPDRRTVLRADDALLVVAPSPVREQTVRRLRAVSRAGRLAGWFGERGREQH, encoded by the coding sequence ATGGATGTATCGGAGCTCGACCGGATTCTGCTGGCAGCGGCTGTGGTCCTGCTGGTCGCGGTCGTGGCCGTCCGGCTCACCGCTCGGCTCGGGCTCCCGTCGCTGCTGATCTATCTCGGGATGGGCCTGCTCCTGGGCGAGTCGGGGCCGGGGCACATCCACTTCGAGGACGCGCAGCTGGCGCATGCGCTGGGGTTCGCCGCGCTGGTCGTGATCCTGATCGAAGGCGGCCTGACCACCCGGTGGAACGAAGTACGTCCGGTGATGCCGCTCGGGCTCGTCCTCGCGACGGTCGGCGTCGCGGTCAGCGTCGGTGTGGTCGCCTGCGTGGCGCATTTCGTCCTCGGGCTCAGCTGGCAGCTGTCTGTACTACTAGGGGCGGTGACATCGCCGACGGACGCGGCAGCCGTGTTCTCGGTGCTGAGACGGGTGCCGATCCGGCCGCGGCTGCGTGGGGCGCTGGAGGCCGAGTCCGGTCTCAACGACGCGCCGACCGTACTGCTGGTCACGCTGGTGAGCACTGGCGAGGTCGGCGAGAAGGGCGTGCTGTCGTTCACCGGCCTGGTGCTGTACGAGCTGGTCGTCGGCGCCCTGTTCGGTCTGCTGATCGGCTGGGTGAGCGTCGGCCTGATCCGGCGGATGGCGCTCAGCTCGGCGGGCCTCTACCCGCTGGCGATCATGTCGGTCGCCTTCATCTCGTACGCCGGGGGCTCCGTCCTGCTGCACGTGTCCGGGTTCGCGGCCGTATACGTGACCTCGCTGGTGCTCGGGCGGGCGGAGCTGCCGCACCGGATGGCGACCCGGTCGTTCGTGGACGGGATCGCCTGGCTGGCGCAGATCGGGCTGTTCGTGATGCTCGGGTTGCTGGCCTCGCCGGGGCGGTTCCGGCTGAACGACGTACTCGTCGCGCTGGTGATCGGGATCGCGGTGACCGTGGTCGGGCGGTTCGCCTCGGTGGCGATCTCCGCAGCGCCGTTCCGGCTGCCGTGGCGGGAGCAGGCGTTCATCTCGTGGGCGGGGCTGCGTGGCGCGGTGCCGATCGTCCTGGCGACGATCCCGCTCGCCGAGGGGGTTCCGCAGGCGGACCGGATCTTCGACGTCGTGTTCGTGCTGGTCCTGCTGTTCACGCTGCTGCAAGGACCGTCGCTGCCGTGGCTGGCGGGCCGCCTGAAGGTGCTGGACGAGAACGCGGCCCACGAGGTGGACATCGACGTGGCGCCGCTGGAGTCGCTGGGCGCGGACATGCTCCAGGTCCACGTCCCGAGCGAGTCCCGGCTGGCAGGCGTCGAGATCGGCGAACTCCGGCTGCCCGCCGGCGTCTCGGTCTCACTCGTCATCCGCGGCGAACAGGCCTTCGTCCCGGACCGCCGTACCGTCCTGCGCGCCGACGACGCGCTGCTGGTCGTTGCTCCCAGCCCGGTCCGCGAACAGACCGTCCGCCGCCTCCGAGCCGTCTCCCGGGCCGGCCGCCTGGCCGGCTGGTTCGGTGAGCGCGGCCGCGAACAGCACTGA
- a CDS encoding helix-turn-helix domain-containing protein, with amino-acid sequence MADVFEEFVAVVAAGMTGPCESVHGTGLAERVHLSRFHFDRVIGAVAGESPFAFRRRVLLERAAYRLLTEPVAVLEVAVEAGYGSHEAFTRAFARAYGMSPRDWRREASRVFFLTAPSGVHFQPPAGLRLPARRKVRGMDVLVRMVEHHVWLTGEMIERGARLDAATLDRPIELSVEGIDDDISIRYLLDRLVWQEEMWLASVEERPFEVPECGRDVTTPISELRTRHADAGSRFVALVNQLNEDGRFDESFVDTTCEPPRVFTYGGMVAHVLTFAAHRRSLLIGAFYTAGIQDLGFGDPMQFVAEGN; translated from the coding sequence ATGGCGGATGTGTTCGAGGAGTTCGTGGCGGTGGTGGCGGCCGGGATGACCGGGCCGTGCGAGTCGGTGCACGGGACCGGGCTCGCGGAGCGGGTGCATCTGTCCCGCTTCCACTTCGACCGTGTGATCGGTGCGGTGGCGGGCGAGTCGCCGTTCGCGTTCCGGCGGCGGGTGCTGCTGGAACGGGCGGCGTACCGGTTGCTGACCGAGCCGGTCGCCGTACTCGAGGTTGCCGTCGAGGCCGGGTACGGCTCGCACGAGGCGTTCACCCGGGCGTTCGCCAGGGCTTATGGGATGTCGCCGCGGGACTGGCGACGGGAAGCGTCGCGGGTGTTCTTCCTGACGGCGCCGAGTGGAGTGCATTTCCAGCCGCCGGCCGGGCTACGGCTGCCGGCACGTAGAAAGGTGAGAGGCATGGACGTACTTGTCAGAATGGTCGAACATCACGTCTGGTTGACCGGCGAGATGATCGAACGCGGCGCCCGTCTGGACGCAGCGACACTGGACCGCCCGATCGAACTGTCCGTCGAGGGGATCGACGACGACATCTCGATCCGGTACCTGCTGGACCGCCTGGTCTGGCAGGAGGAGATGTGGCTCGCCTCGGTCGAGGAGCGTCCGTTCGAGGTCCCCGAATGCGGGCGCGACGTCACCACCCCGATCTCGGAGCTCCGCACCCGGCACGCCGACGCCGGCTCACGCTTCGTTGCCCTGGTCAACCAGCTGAACGAGGACGGGCGCTTCGACGAGAGCTTCGTCGACACCACCTGCGAACCACCACGCGTCTTCACGTACGGCGGCATGGTGGCTCACGTCCTGACCTTCGCCGCCCACCGCCGTTCCCTGCTGATCGGCGCGTTCTACACCGCCGGCATCCAGGACCTGGGCTTCGGCGACCCGATGCAGTTTGTAGCCGAAGGCAACTAG
- a CDS encoding PadR family transcriptional regulator, whose protein sequence is MDTSQLLKGVLDLAVLAVLRDADGYGYDVLRRLRAAGLEDVADASVYGTLRRLFAAGALTSYVQPSEEGPHRKYYGLNKTGRDLLAQSTKTWNHFADTMSVLLLEKEAA, encoded by the coding sequence ATGGATACGAGCCAGCTGCTCAAGGGCGTCCTGGACCTCGCGGTGCTCGCCGTGCTGCGCGACGCCGACGGCTACGGGTACGACGTACTGCGCCGACTGCGCGCGGCCGGACTGGAGGACGTGGCGGACGCGTCCGTGTACGGAACGCTGCGCCGGCTGTTCGCGGCCGGGGCATTGACGTCGTACGTGCAGCCGAGCGAGGAAGGGCCGCACCGGAAGTACTACGGGCTGAACAAGACCGGCCGCGACCTGCTTGCCCAGTCCACCAAGACCTGGAACCACTTCGCCGACACGATGTCGGTGCTGCTGCTGGAGAAGGAGGCCGCGTGA
- a CDS encoding GNAT family N-acetyltransferase — translation MREIKTPADLALVSGRDSIVEWAAQGFRPGVRVWAAGDAVAVASPDVSKHDRLAVIGSAEDAAPLVREVLREVGPSYRPFGDEELVRGLSERVPGLTFSASFGWMDATEVPAVTTTAAWLDGDAGVEALLSEASPKSYAWPGHPGVRRWAALTGERGELLSIAADAWSAPEVGFLAGVATHPVARGKGLSRQVCGFVTAELVKRHGRVALMVDGDNPAAIAVYRRLGYTYRRVAAAGMR, via the coding sequence GTGCGGGAGATCAAGACGCCGGCCGACCTGGCACTGGTGAGTGGGCGCGACTCGATCGTCGAGTGGGCTGCGCAGGGGTTCAGGCCGGGTGTGCGGGTGTGGGCCGCTGGGGACGCGGTGGCGGTCGCCTCGCCGGATGTGTCCAAGCACGATCGGCTCGCGGTGATCGGGTCCGCGGAGGATGCAGCTCCGCTGGTGCGCGAGGTACTGCGCGAGGTAGGCCCGTCGTACCGCCCGTTCGGGGACGAGGAGCTGGTGCGCGGGCTGTCGGAGCGCGTGCCTGGGCTGACGTTCTCGGCGTCGTTCGGGTGGATGGATGCGACTGAGGTGCCGGCTGTCACCACGACAGCAGCCTGGCTGGACGGCGACGCCGGGGTCGAGGCGTTGCTGTCCGAGGCATCGCCCAAGTCGTATGCGTGGCCCGGGCATCCCGGCGTACGGCGGTGGGCCGCGCTCACCGGGGAGCGTGGTGAGCTGCTGAGTATCGCGGCGGATGCGTGGAGTGCGCCGGAGGTCGGGTTCCTGGCCGGGGTGGCGACGCATCCTGTTGCGCGGGGCAAGGGGTTGTCGCGGCAGGTGTGCGGGTTCGTGACGGCTGAGCTGGTGAAGCGGCACGGGCGGGTCGCGTTGATGGTGGACGGCGACAACCCGGCGGCGATCGCGGTCTATCGGCGACTCGGCTACACCTATCGCCGAGTCGCCGCTGCCGGGATGCGCTAG
- a CDS encoding LytR C-terminal domain-containing protein, whose protein sequence is MTAIHPQPRPHSHIRWRTPITMVILLGILVGGGWWGWNSLINSSAEPTCVEQKLPNNRLVPKQVVLNVYNGGARAGSAQRVADALKQRGFNIGKVSNEPKGNKVDVAELRGVAANAPELALVAGQLNQKAVAVADGRTDHTVDLVIGAGFGSVRLKGIPSVQVAAGTSVCLPVVHTPQPIPSGQNPN, encoded by the coding sequence ATGACAGCGATCCATCCGCAACCGCGGCCGCATTCGCACATCCGCTGGCGGACGCCGATCACGATGGTGATCCTGCTCGGCATCCTGGTCGGCGGCGGTTGGTGGGGCTGGAACTCCCTGATCAACAGCAGCGCCGAGCCGACCTGTGTCGAGCAGAAGCTGCCGAACAACCGCCTGGTCCCGAAGCAGGTCGTGCTGAACGTCTACAACGGCGGCGCGCGGGCGGGCTCCGCGCAGCGGGTCGCCGACGCGTTGAAACAGCGCGGCTTCAACATCGGCAAGGTCTCCAACGAGCCCAAGGGCAACAAGGTCGATGTGGCCGAGCTCCGTGGCGTCGCGGCGAACGCTCCGGAGCTGGCGCTGGTCGCCGGCCAGCTGAACCAGAAGGCCGTTGCGGTCGCCGACGGCCGCACCGACCACACGGTCGACCTGGTCATCGGCGCAGGCTTCGGCTCGGTCCGCCTCAAGGGCATCCCGTCGGTCCAGGTGGCGGCCGGCACCAGCGTCTGCCTCCCGGTCGTCCACACCCCGCAGCCGATCCCCTCCGGCCAGAACCCGAACTGA
- a CDS encoding twin-arginine translocation signal domain-containing protein, which produces MDKLSRRGLLAGAGAMVVAGAVGSPASARPFTLLPSRRFVLDGPGGEVFRGKPLADVTVMQSIAFDNPNQRLFAGQLRAGTPAGSGDLTLTQLTLAGDVVGHMYLSGFGHAVSIGAEAVGRTTYLWTETDVDTANARGRQIARFPWQDGATLTKDSPGLRSWKPVADGAVFTPSVDQRHGRIGIRHTLADGFHINVYSLAAARAGNFSRVLASFKQPAMTPDIDFQGWALYGSYVYLWEGEAYAGTSDPAPATSKLWTYDINKGEIVESVKIVDGADLVYREAEGVGVYVDPLGRPQLRFGFASGITGDRRANLFYRNSLV; this is translated from the coding sequence ATGGACAAACTCTCCCGCCGCGGGTTGCTTGCTGGTGCCGGTGCGATGGTTGTTGCCGGGGCTGTCGGTTCGCCTGCTTCTGCTCGGCCGTTCACGTTGCTGCCGTCGCGCCGGTTCGTGTTGGACGGGCCTGGTGGCGAGGTGTTTCGCGGCAAGCCGTTGGCCGATGTCACGGTCATGCAGTCGATCGCGTTCGACAATCCGAACCAGCGGCTGTTCGCCGGGCAGTTGCGCGCGGGTACGCCGGCCGGCAGCGGCGACCTCACGCTGACCCAGCTCACGCTCGCCGGTGACGTCGTCGGGCACATGTACCTGAGCGGCTTCGGTCACGCCGTCTCGATCGGGGCCGAGGCGGTCGGGCGTACGACGTACCTGTGGACCGAGACCGACGTCGACACGGCGAACGCTCGCGGCCGGCAGATCGCTCGATTCCCCTGGCAGGACGGCGCGACCTTGACGAAGGACTCGCCGGGGCTGCGGAGCTGGAAGCCGGTCGCGGACGGCGCCGTCTTCACCCCGTCCGTCGATCAGCGCCACGGACGCATCGGTATCAGGCACACGCTGGCGGACGGGTTCCACATCAACGTGTACTCGTTGGCGGCGGCGCGAGCGGGCAACTTCTCCCGCGTGCTCGCGTCGTTCAAGCAGCCCGCGATGACACCCGACATCGACTTCCAGGGCTGGGCGCTGTACGGCTCGTACGTCTACCTCTGGGAGGGCGAGGCGTACGCCGGTACCTCCGACCCCGCACCGGCGACGTCGAAGCTCTGGACCTACGACATCAACAAGGGCGAGATCGTCGAGTCCGTGAAGATCGTGGACGGCGCCGACCTGGTCTACCGCGAGGCCGAAGGAGTCGGCGTCTACGTCGACCCGCTCGGCCGCCCACAACTGCGCTTCGGCTTCGCCTCCGGCATCACGGGCGACCGCCGAGCCAACCTCTTCTACCGCAACAGCCTCGTCTAG
- a CDS encoding tRNA adenosine deaminase-associated protein has protein sequence MSDAMAGPMTTDLDFAVAAYTEDGNWTVTPLVLRGEPDLSALVSALRRFPGEGGVLGMVSVDEDFFVLVRVAGGRARLLISDVTAATEWPIARQVVDELDIPLADDDDEQVPAGDLAILADLGMSAMDLGALCDDVDLYPEEMLEEIAETLGFGNQFHDAIEAVG, from the coding sequence GTGTCCGATGCCATGGCTGGGCCGATGACCACCGACCTCGATTTCGCGGTCGCCGCTTACACCGAGGACGGGAACTGGACCGTCACCCCGCTGGTACTCCGTGGTGAACCGGATCTGTCCGCGCTCGTCTCCGCCCTCCGCCGGTTCCCCGGCGAAGGCGGCGTGCTGGGGATGGTCTCGGTCGACGAGGACTTCTTCGTGCTGGTCCGCGTCGCCGGCGGCCGGGCCCGGTTGCTGATCTCCGACGTGACCGCCGCGACCGAGTGGCCGATCGCCCGGCAGGTCGTCGACGAACTCGACATCCCGCTGGCCGATGACGACGACGAACAGGTGCCGGCCGGTGATCTGGCCATCCTCGCCGACCTGGGGATGAGCGCGATGGACCTCGGCGCGCTCTGCGACGACGTCGACCTGTACCCGGAGGAGATGCTCGAGGAGATCGCCGAGACGCTTGGGTTCGGCAACCAGTTCCACGACGCGATCGAAGCTGTTGGCTAG
- a CDS encoding Xaa-Pro dipeptidyl-peptidase has product MTTVRARVTILVSSAVLSITTITGPAVAAPVPDGPLAAPAAPSVPQHVDARTKSTQPVYDYGAAIRESVYVDTTMDTDSDGKDDVIAVDIVRPSEPALTGVKIPVIMDASPYYSCCGRGNESEKKTYDSDGVIQKMPLFYDNYFVPRGYAMVGVDILGTGRSTGCGDVGGRDEIQSVVDVIDWLNGRNTAHTADGQAVKATWTTGAVGMIGKSYDGTLANGVAATGVKGLKTIVPISAISSWYDYTRSGGVPYSDDYMPWLGGYVGHDSPACEDVRGELGDNDDDDTGNYTAFWSERDYTKNASKVKASVFMTHGLSDYNVQTNHFSQWWSALSRNNVPRKLWLGLEDHVDPFEFRRDQWVDELHKWFDYWLQGLQNGVMKEPAVSIETSPDVWRNYKTWPAVNRPASVPLSAGKLGAAGKGSLMITDDPDLTEDDIVADPTEVIAGRQMFLSAPLTAPMRISGTPSVTLRVKSDSATTPITARLIEYGDAERYSGIRTTDDSTCEGSSTEYDDSCYFTVDKLTTQSDHGIVSRGWIDAAHSNSLSNPTPLTPGKWTTVNVPLRAQDQVIPKGRVLGLAVTLSDTEWTSPNDTGASIDIDLAGSKLNVPVTSGKITAPAQIHPIDVDITTPSQRPNLHDPKN; this is encoded by the coding sequence ATGACGACCGTCCGCGCCAGGGTGACGATCCTGGTCTCGTCCGCCGTGCTCAGCATCACGACCATCACCGGTCCCGCCGTGGCAGCTCCTGTCCCGGACGGACCTCTTGCTGCCCCGGCAGCACCCAGTGTGCCGCAGCACGTCGACGCGCGCACCAAGAGCACGCAGCCGGTCTACGACTACGGTGCGGCGATCCGCGAATCGGTGTACGTCGACACCACGATGGACACCGATTCCGACGGTAAGGACGACGTGATCGCGGTCGACATCGTCCGCCCCAGCGAGCCCGCGCTCACCGGTGTGAAGATCCCGGTGATCATGGACGCCTCGCCGTACTACTCCTGCTGCGGACGCGGCAACGAGAGCGAGAAGAAGACGTACGACAGCGACGGCGTCATCCAGAAGATGCCGCTGTTCTACGACAACTACTTCGTCCCGCGCGGATACGCGATGGTCGGCGTCGACATCCTCGGCACCGGACGGTCCACCGGCTGCGGTGACGTCGGCGGCCGCGACGAGATCCAGTCCGTGGTCGACGTGATCGACTGGCTGAACGGACGCAACACCGCACACACTGCCGACGGGCAGGCGGTGAAGGCGACCTGGACCACCGGCGCGGTCGGCATGATCGGCAAGTCGTACGACGGCACCCTCGCGAACGGCGTCGCCGCGACCGGCGTGAAGGGCCTGAAGACGATCGTGCCGATCTCGGCGATCTCGTCGTGGTACGACTACACCCGCTCCGGCGGCGTCCCGTACTCGGACGACTACATGCCCTGGCTGGGCGGGTACGTCGGCCACGACAGCCCCGCCTGCGAAGACGTTCGCGGCGAGCTCGGCGACAACGACGACGATGACACCGGCAACTACACGGCGTTCTGGTCCGAGCGCGACTACACCAAGAACGCGTCGAAGGTGAAGGCCTCGGTCTTCATGACGCACGGCCTCAGCGACTACAACGTGCAGACCAACCACTTCTCGCAGTGGTGGTCGGCGCTGTCCCGCAACAACGTGCCGCGCAAGCTGTGGCTCGGGCTCGAGGACCACGTCGATCCGTTCGAGTTCCGCCGGGACCAGTGGGTGGACGAGCTGCACAAGTGGTTCGACTACTGGCTGCAGGGTCTGCAGAACGGCGTGATGAAGGAGCCGGCCGTCTCGATCGAGACGTCACCCGATGTCTGGCGCAACTACAAGACCTGGCCGGCCGTCAACCGCCCGGCGTCGGTACCGCTGTCCGCGGGCAAACTAGGTGCCGCAGGCAAGGGTTCGCTGATGATCACCGACGACCCCGACCTGACCGAGGACGACATCGTCGCGGATCCGACCGAGGTGATCGCCGGTCGGCAGATGTTCCTGTCCGCACCGCTGACCGCCCCGATGCGGATCAGCGGTACTCCGTCGGTCACGCTCCGGGTGAAGTCCGACTCCGCGACGACCCCGATCACCGCCCGCCTGATCGAGTACGGCGACGCGGAGCGGTACTCCGGGATCCGTACCACTGACGACAGCACCTGCGAGGGCTCGAGCACCGAGTACGACGACAGCTGCTACTTCACCGTCGACAAGCTCACCACCCAGAGCGATCACGGCATCGTCAGCCGCGGCTGGATCGACGCCGCCCACAGCAATTCATTGTCGAACCCGACGCCGCTGACGCCCGGCAAGTGGACGACCGTCAATGTCCCGCTCCGCGCTCAGGACCAGGTCATCCCCAAGGGCCGCGTGCTCGGCCTGGCCGTCACGCTCTCCGACACGGAGTGGACCAGCCCGAACGACACCGGCGCCAGCATCGACATCGACCTGGCCGGCAGCAAGCTCAACGTCCCGGTGACGTCCGGCAAGATCACCGCGCCGGCCCAGATCCACCCGATCGACGTCGACATCACCACGCCCAGCCAGCGCCCCAACCTGCACGACCCGAAGAACTAG
- a CDS encoding LacI family DNA-binding transcriptional regulator — MNLRAPVTLLDVAQRAGVSVATASRVLNGGDRVPRPELQERVKAAADELGYTPNAQAQALAKSSTNVVGILVHDIEDPYFAAIANGVMRAADERNLLVMMASTFRDSDREIAYLSSLRAQRARAAVMIGSRRTDADSLARTASEVESFLNSGAGLALVSQSGMPAHTVEPDNRTGSADLARELVALGWRKFAVLGGPETLATARDRRAGFVEGLAEAGLQPVAIEAGDFTRDGGYAAAGQLLDRQADVDCLFAVNDVMAVGAMSALRTRGVDVPGRLGVAGFDDIATLRDVWPGLTTVRLPLEQMGRRALELAIEGGDVTTETFKAEVVLRESTAKA; from the coding sequence GTGAATCTGCGAGCACCGGTGACATTGCTGGACGTTGCACAACGTGCGGGTGTGTCGGTCGCGACCGCCTCCCGTGTGCTGAACGGCGGGGACCGCGTGCCCCGGCCGGAACTGCAGGAACGCGTCAAGGCGGCCGCCGACGAGCTCGGCTACACGCCGAACGCGCAGGCGCAGGCGCTGGCCAAGTCGTCGACGAACGTCGTCGGCATCCTGGTGCACGACATCGAGGACCCGTACTTCGCCGCGATCGCGAACGGCGTGATGCGTGCCGCGGACGAACGCAATCTGCTGGTGATGATGGCGAGCACGTTCCGGGACTCCGACCGCGAGATCGCTTACCTGTCGTCGTTGCGGGCCCAGCGGGCGCGTGCCGCGGTGATGATCGGCAGCCGGCGGACCGACGCCGACAGCCTGGCCCGCACGGCGTCCGAGGTGGAGAGTTTCCTCAACTCCGGCGCGGGTCTCGCACTGGTCAGTCAGTCCGGGATGCCGGCGCACACGGTCGAGCCGGACAACCGGACCGGGTCGGCCGACCTGGCTCGCGAGTTGGTCGCACTCGGGTGGCGGAAGTTCGCCGTACTGGGCGGTCCGGAGACGCTGGCGACGGCACGGGACCGACGGGCCGGGTTCGTCGAGGGACTGGCCGAGGCGGGGTTGCAGCCGGTAGCGATCGAGGCCGGTGACTTCACCCGCGACGGCGGGTACGCCGCTGCCGGGCAACTGCTCGATCGGCAGGCGGACGTGGACTGTCTGTTCGCGGTGAACGACGTGATGGCGGTCGGCGCGATGTCCGCGTTGCGGACGCGTGGTGTCGACGTACCGGGCAGGCTCGGCGTCGCCGGATTCGACGACATCGCAACGCTGCGCGACGTGTGGCCCGGTCTGACGACCGTGCGGCTGCCGCTGGAGCAGATGGGCCGGCGTGCGCTCGAGCTGGCGATCGAGGGCGGCGACGTGACGACCGAGACGTTCAAGGCCGAAGTAGTACTGCGGGAGAGCACCGCGAAGGCCTGA
- a CDS encoding 1,4-dihydroxy-2-naphthoyl-CoA synthase — MTVSEIFDPSAWKQVDGFELTDITYHRAVDAGVVRIAFNRPEVRNAFRPQTVDELYRVLDHARMSTDVGCVLLTGNGPSPKDGGWAFCSGGDQRIRGKDGYKYAEGTTADSIDPARAGRLHILEVQRLIRFMSKVVICVVPGWAAGGGHSLHVVADLTLASAEHARFKQTDADVASFDGGFGSAYLARQVGQKFAREIFFLGDEYSAEDAYRMGMVNKVVPHAELEAVALEWGKKICSKSPTAQRMLKYAFNLIDDGLVGQQLFAGEATRLAYGTDEAAEGRDSFLEKRPADWSPYPYAF; from the coding sequence GTGACTGTCTCCGAGATCTTCGACCCGTCGGCCTGGAAGCAGGTGGACGGCTTCGAGCTGACCGACATCACCTATCACCGGGCAGTCGATGCCGGCGTGGTGCGGATCGCGTTCAACCGGCCCGAAGTACGCAACGCGTTCCGGCCGCAGACCGTCGACGAGCTGTATCGCGTACTCGACCACGCCCGGATGTCGACCGACGTCGGTTGCGTGCTGCTCACCGGGAACGGCCCGTCGCCGAAGGACGGCGGATGGGCGTTCTGCTCGGGCGGCGATCAGCGGATCCGCGGCAAGGACGGTTACAAGTACGCCGAGGGCACGACGGCGGACTCGATCGACCCGGCTCGTGCGGGGCGGTTGCACATTCTCGAAGTACAACGGCTGATCCGCTTCATGTCGAAGGTCGTGATCTGTGTCGTTCCCGGTTGGGCCGCGGGTGGCGGGCACAGCCTGCACGTGGTCGCGGATCTGACCTTGGCGTCGGCGGAGCATGCGCGGTTCAAGCAGACGGATGCGGACGTGGCGTCGTTCGACGGCGGGTTCGGATCGGCGTACCTGGCGCGGCAGGTCGGGCAGAAGTTCGCGCGGGAGATCTTCTTCCTCGGCGACGAGTACTCCGCCGAGGACGCGTACCGGATGGGCATGGTGAACAAGGTCGTACCGCACGCGGAGCTCGAGGCGGTCGCGCTCGAGTGGGGCAAGAAGATCTGCTCGAAGTCGCCTACCGCGCAACGGATGCTGAAGTACGCGTTCAACCTGATCGACGACGGTCTGGTCGGCCAGCAGCTGTTCGCGGGTGAAGCGACCCGCCTCGCCTACGGCACCGACGAGGCCGCCGAGGGCCGCGACTCGTTCCTGGAGAAGCGGCCGGCCGACTGGTCGCCGTACCCCTACGCTTTCTAG